The Arachis ipaensis cultivar K30076 chromosome B05, Araip1.1, whole genome shotgun sequence nucleotide sequence GTTTGAAAAACTGGACTACGACATTTCTTGTAACTACTCGGTTGTTGAACCTCAATCATTCATACCTGTTATCCATGCCAATTGAGAATTATTAAGACCTTTGAGAATTCAACTTACCTAGGGTGCTATATATATGAATACTGCTattattttgtattaattttaTAGTACGCaaacattatatatataatctcttTATTTTATGTAAAAATAACTAGGCTGACATACAATCTATTATTGATTCAAATGCAAGAAAGCTTGTGGAACAAAAAGGTAATGTTCAATttgattattaaaatttttaatgcaaatcaaattaattctttatttttaaaaataccaAATAGTTATTTGAAATTTCAATTCATAAATTTTTGTTAGTCACTAATTTCAACCGTTGCTAATACAATATTAACGCAGATCGTTAAACACTAACATGACAATCAATATAATTAAATTGATGTCCTAAATTGTTTAATTTGACTCATTTAGTCCTTCTAAAGTAGTAAAATTTTAAGCCCTCAAAATTATACCACAATTTTCATCCTCATCTCTATTACGAATTAAATTAGTACTTTAAGGGAAAACAAGTATTGGAGTAGAGAAAGATAAATGGAGAAGTTTATTTGATCCCAAATTCTCATATTACAAACTTGCATAGGAAAGCAATTCCGGAAATTACACGATATATTATCAATGCGAAATTGAACACACCAAATTAAATACAATTGTGACAATCAACAGAGGACATTATTCCGAACATCTTACTATGAATTAATTGATCACATGATGGAGCAATTGTCAGGGTTTGATTCATAAACAACCCTATTGTAGTAGTAAGGTGGAGGATTATTGTACCATGGAGGGCAATTAATGTAGTATGGTTGTGGAAGAGGCTTAGAACATTTTCCATCACACTTAGGGATTTCACACTTTGAACATGCCAACTCACACTTGCATTTGCATTTGGGGCCTTCACACTTGTCACACTTTTCACACTTCCCCTTGCATTTTGAGCATGCAATAATGACACACTTGCATTGACACTTCGTCATCTCGCACTTTGAGCAGTGATCACACTTGCCAGAACAATTCAATGCATGACACAAAAGGGCGTATGCCTTCTCtagttcttccttctttttcttttcttcttcttctttctttttcttctcttcctctttcttcttcttgtcttcctcctcctttttcttcaaatCTTCTATTGTGAGAATCGACACGCTACGCTTGAACTTCTTGTTAAGCTGGTTCAAAAGGCAAATCGTGTTGATATTGCTGCCGGTAACCACTACTTGGTCTTTGTCATCTCCTTCTAGTGCCACCGAAGTTACACCTGTGCTAATTTTGTAATCTTATTTTATCATCATGATAATTTTATACACGTAATAATAACGTCAAAAATATATAGTTATTTTGttgatataaaaatatataatcagACATTGATTTGGTAGAAACTCAGGTTATAACTGAGAGTCACTTTAgataaaatttagtcaaattactTAAATCATTTAACTgatctcaactatcaactttatgaCTCCACCTGAATTTTTAGCCATTGATTTATATCAGTTGCTTTTTCCTTTTTAGAGagttttaaaattttcttgtTACGAGAATTAAAAGttaattaatattataaaatttgtcTAATGATTGACATACATATCATCACGgctttctgtatttttcttttcatataAATTTACTTATAATAAGTCCAATgatatatatttttaacaaataatATTACTTCAAACATCAATTCTTATAgagtaatatataataattaatctgTGTTACTTTTGGGGTGTATTACAGGATCCTGTTAAAGTATCTGTTAAAATGATTATGAACCAATAATATTCATCAAAGAACTGTTGACTCTATATGATACATCTCTTCGTGATATACAAAAATATACAGGTAAatttatacatacatatatatagagagagaaagaTTGAGAGAGAGAATTGAATTggcatgatatatatatatagtaacctTTGACATCTGCAGCAATGGTCAACGCCTTGTTTCTGCATTTTTCACAATGCATTTCCACCTTTATAACAAGTTTTTGCTGCAATAGTTGGCatgttaatttaatttcttgaagAGCTTATCGGAATAAAGCATATATATGAGGTTAATTAAGATGATGATGTACGTACCTTCATGCTTTGTTGGTGTTGTGATCCCAAAGAAACTGAAGGCGGTTTTGTCCTATGCTTTGGAGTTGAGTGATGAGCAGTGGTTATGTTATGTTTAATTGTTTATATATAGATAAGTAGATATATGATATCATGTGCTATATGCCTTCATTCTTCATTTTGACTCCAATCTCCAAACGCCCGCTAGCCATACAAGACCTGACCCGTATATTATTAACAAAAATGTTACTATTATTGTTATTagagaaaattttttatttgtaaaatatatattctcttataatttaatcaataatttattatttattaaagggtattttggtaagtaaaatttaatgacaaaaaaaataaaattttcgttaaaggatatttttgttaaaaatattttttttgttaaaaaaatggataaagttaacattagttttcacaaaaatttaaaatagataaagAGGAGggttttttttaaaagttataatggAGAAGAATATATATTTTACGAATAGAAGGgagaaaagtgtcattttaacaTCTCTTAGAAGAAGAGAGTGaaattttttcttattatttaacatttacaatttttttgaaaaatacactTAAAATTTAGTTGCATTTAATTTTGTTCTTAGAGTCCGTTTGAAAAGTTTCAAAAGTTACTTTTTGagtttttgacttatgaaaaatagtaatattaatgtctggtacaattttcaaaaccaaattgtaactttttaaaaagttatttaagtgCTTGtggaaaagttaaaaaaataacttctctcgtaataaaaagatttttatcactttttttttaaaataagtacttttaaaactaaaaaaataaacacaaaataatttatttataagagcatttattatttaagctattttttttaaaaatgagcTTAATTAAGCTGTTTACTCAAATTTGGCCATGTTTTTAATTTGTATCAAAGTTACTCCTAATCATTAACTCTATGTGAAATattaaagacaaaattaaaaatttttagtgatagtttttattcaaatccaaaaatattaagaataaaattgaataaatcaaaaatgctaaaaataaaattgaataaaattaaatgttaaaGATATGTAAAAAAATCGTAAAtgttaaaaacaaaatatttactTTACtcatattgttattgttgttgttgaaaaataacaaaaaaaaaaaaatcatcttttGACCGTTAAGTGTTTTTGTTGGGCCACTGCTTGGAAAACAAGTAAAGTTGAAGAGAGCAA carries:
- the LOC107644249 gene encoding uncharacterized protein PF07_0086 isoform X1 gives rise to the protein MKQKLVIKVEMHCEKCRNKALTIAADVKGVTSVALEGDDKDQVVVTGSNINTICLLNQLNKKFKRSVSILTIEDLKKKEEEDKKKKEEEKKKKEEEEKKKKEELEKAYALLCHALNCSGKCDHCSKCEMTKCQCKCVIIACSKCKGKCEKCDKCEGPKCKCKCELACSKCEIPKCDGKCSKPLPQPYYINCPPWYNNPPPYYYNRVVYESNPDNCSIM
- the LOC107644249 gene encoding uncharacterized protein PF07_0086 isoform X2, whose product is MQKQGVDHCCRCQSTGVTSVALEGDDKDQVVVTGSNINTICLLNQLNKKFKRSVSILTIEDLKKKEEEDKKKKEEEKKKKEEEEKKKKEELEKAYALLCHALNCSGKCDHCSKCEMTKCQCKCVIIACSKCKGKCEKCDKCEGPKCKCKCELACSKCEIPKCDGKCSKPLPQPYYINCPPWYNNPPPYYYNRVVYESNPDNCSIM